The following coding sequences are from one Lysinibacillus sp. FSL W8-0992 window:
- a CDS encoding DNA alkylation repair protein yields MNFEIVMQELEALGKERTKKMYMSNGAHEPLFGVATGAMKPIAKKIKINQPLAEELYASGNYDAMYFAGIIADPKAMAESDFDRWIDTAYFYMLSDYVVAVTLAEADIAQQVADKWIASGEELRMSAGWSCYCWLLGNRKDVEFSEDKIASMLEIVKNTIHDSPERTKSAMNNFLNTVGVSYLPLHDMALATAKEVGPVEMKKDNKKSSFLHAYEGIQKEIEKGRIGFKRKYVRC; encoded by the coding sequence ATGAATTTTGAAATAGTAATGCAGGAGCTTGAAGCGCTAGGGAAGGAACGGACTAAAAAAATGTACATGTCCAATGGTGCACATGAGCCGCTTTTTGGAGTGGCAACAGGTGCAATGAAGCCTATAGCGAAGAAAATAAAGATTAATCAACCTTTAGCGGAAGAGCTTTATGCTTCGGGGAACTATGATGCAATGTATTTTGCTGGTATTATTGCCGATCCAAAAGCAATGGCGGAATCTGATTTTGATCGTTGGATAGATACGGCATATTTTTATATGTTGTCTGATTATGTGGTAGCTGTTACTTTAGCGGAAGCGGATATTGCACAACAAGTTGCTGATAAATGGATTGCTAGTGGGGAAGAGCTGAGAATGTCTGCGGGCTGGAGTTGCTACTGCTGGCTTTTAGGAAATCGAAAAGATGTTGAATTTTCCGAAGACAAGATTGCCAGTATGTTAGAAATTGTGAAAAATACTATTCATGATTCGCCAGAGCGAACGAAATCTGCTATGAATAACTTTCTAAATACGGTAGGCGTTTCGTATTTACCACTGCACGACATGGCACTTGCAACTGCCAAAGAGGTAGGTCCAGTAGAAATGAAAAAGGACAATAAAAAAAGCAGCTTCCTTCACGCTTATGAAGGAATTCAAAAGGAAATAGAAAAAGGTAGAATTGGCTTTAAACGTAAATATGTTAGATGTTAA
- a CDS encoding methyl-accepting chemotaxis protein — protein MSITKKLVLGFITMMLITLVSGSSIYLQIIDISKDYNNTLAVGLPQLYATGDLNKYIALEGSQVQTYLLGDEESLNHVRETQSIIDETMNLLKEQFDADDEKQTLNNASEKVDTFENELEKVIALNQNEDVFAAAAYYTKNVIPIRGEAIDASEGLNDLIEANFDQAQQEANQNAKESFFIAISIILVSILVGSVIAYILNKKIAVPLRQLQHGVKTIAAGDLTAEDIQLRSKDELGQLAVDFNFMKDTLRKLLNQFAESASQLSASAEQLSASTEEVTASSVDIANQAEAASENTLTTAQSARENAVAMDETASAVQHIAQSSHVLRTSASETTEVASQGVTNISSASKQMTTIYESTKVTTELIQRLSKQTEDIENISKVITGITEQTNLLALNAAIEAARAGEAGKGFAVVADEVRKLAEESNKSAGQIVTLTNEIQKDTKNVELAMRESLRTVETGVEIIENAGTSFNDIVQAVDHMRTQIENISAVTEEISASTEQVSASVTQIAALSETTAEQAEGSQAASQQQLSTLQEISAVANDLSNQAMDLQTIVGHFKI, from the coding sequence ATGTCTATTACAAAGAAATTAGTTTTAGGGTTTATTACAATGATGTTAATAACGCTTGTTTCTGGTTCAAGTATTTATTTGCAAATTATTGACATCAGTAAGGATTACAATAATACATTAGCAGTTGGGCTCCCTCAGCTTTATGCGACGGGTGACCTCAATAAATACATAGCTTTGGAAGGTTCACAAGTACAAACTTATCTTTTAGGAGATGAAGAGTCGTTAAATCATGTGCGTGAAACACAATCCATAATTGATGAAACGATGAACCTACTTAAGGAGCAATTTGATGCAGATGATGAGAAACAAACGTTAAATAATGCAAGTGAAAAAGTGGATACGTTTGAAAATGAACTTGAAAAGGTCATCGCATTAAATCAAAATGAAGACGTTTTTGCAGCTGCTGCTTATTACACTAAAAATGTTATTCCTATTCGTGGGGAAGCAATAGATGCGTCTGAAGGGTTAAATGATTTAATTGAAGCCAATTTCGATCAAGCTCAGCAAGAAGCAAATCAAAATGCAAAAGAATCATTCTTTATCGCTATTAGCATCATTTTAGTATCAATTTTAGTAGGGAGTGTCATCGCTTATATATTGAATAAGAAGATTGCTGTACCTTTACGTCAATTACAACATGGAGTAAAGACAATTGCAGCGGGGGATTTAACAGCCGAGGATATTCAACTTCGCTCTAAGGATGAGTTAGGGCAACTTGCGGTAGACTTTAATTTTATGAAAGATACTTTGAGAAAACTTTTAAATCAGTTTGCAGAAAGTGCTAGTCAATTAAGTGCGTCTGCTGAACAATTAAGTGCTTCAACGGAAGAAGTGACCGCATCTTCTGTTGATATCGCAAATCAAGCAGAAGCCGCATCTGAAAACACTTTAACGACTGCACAATCAGCGCGGGAAAATGCTGTCGCAATGGATGAAACAGCTAGTGCTGTCCAACATATTGCGCAATCTTCACATGTCCTTCGAACTTCCGCTTCTGAGACAACAGAAGTTGCAAGTCAAGGTGTGACGAATATTTCTTCGGCAAGTAAACAAATGACAACGATTTATGAATCAACAAAGGTAACGACTGAACTTATTCAACGTTTAAGTAAACAAACAGAAGATATTGAAAATATTTCAAAAGTAATTACAGGTATTACTGAACAAACGAATCTGTTAGCATTAAACGCTGCAATCGAGGCTGCACGTGCAGGAGAAGCGGGAAAAGGATTTGCTGTAGTAGCCGATGAGGTAAGAAAATTAGCAGAGGAATCGAACAAATCTGCAGGACAAATTGTAACGCTTACGAATGAAATACAAAAAGATACAAAAAATGTGGAACTAGCAATGCGTGAAAGCTTACGTACCGTTGAAACAGGTGTAGAAATAATCGAAAATGCAGGCACATCTTTCAATGATATTGTACAAGCAGTTGATCATATGAGAACACAGATTGAAAACATCTCTGCTGTGACAGAGGAAATTTCCGCAAGTACTGAACAAGTTTCTGCTTCAGTTACACAAATTGCAGCTTTATCAGAAACGACAGCTGAACAGGCAGAAGGTTCACAAGCAGCTTCACAACAACAGCTTTCAACTTTACAAGAAATAAGCGCAGTCGCAAATGATTTAAGTAATCAAGCGATGGACTTACAAACAATTGTGGGTCATTTTAAAATTTAA
- a CDS encoding NupC/NupG family nucleoside CNT transporter translates to MQYIISILGILIVLFLAWLASSNRKEIKFKPIITMIIIQILLSLLLLNTEFGLIIIKGIATVFNKLLEYAGEGVSFVFGGLANEGEAPFFLTVLLPIIFISALIGILQHLKILPFIMKGIGWVLSKVNGMGKLESYNAVASLMVGQSEVFITLKKQLGLLSKQRLYTLCASAMSTVSMSIVGAYMTMLEPKYIVTALVLNLFGGFIIATIMNPYQIDPNEDILEIEHEKQSFFEMLGEYILDGFKVAIIVGAMLIGFIALMAGFNSVFELLFGISFQSILGYIFAPVAFIMGIPFSEAVSAGSIMATKLVTNEFVAMLDLSGGDHHFSERTMGILSVFLVSFANFSSIGIIVGAVKSLNEKQGNVVARFGLKLLFGATLVSVLSGIIVSLIL, encoded by the coding sequence ATGCAATACATTATTTCAATTTTAGGTATTCTCATTGTGTTATTTTTGGCTTGGTTGGCAAGTTCCAATCGAAAAGAGATAAAATTCAAACCAATTATCACAATGATTATCATTCAAATTCTATTGTCATTGTTATTATTAAATACAGAATTTGGATTAATCATTATTAAGGGCATAGCTACTGTTTTTAACAAGTTGCTCGAATATGCAGGTGAAGGTGTTTCCTTTGTCTTTGGCGGCTTGGCGAACGAAGGAGAAGCTCCATTCTTTTTAACAGTGTTGCTACCAATTATATTTATTTCTGCATTAATTGGGATTCTTCAGCATTTGAAAATCCTACCATTCATTATGAAGGGTATTGGATGGGTATTAAGTAAAGTAAATGGAATGGGAAAACTTGAATCTTATAATGCTGTTGCTTCATTGATGGTCGGTCAATCAGAGGTTTTCATTACATTAAAAAAACAACTCGGCCTCCTTTCAAAACAACGTTTATATACTCTATGTGCGTCGGCAATGTCGACTGTCTCTATGTCCATCGTTGGTGCTTATATGACGATGCTCGAACCAAAATATATTGTTACGGCATTAGTTTTAAATTTATTTGGCGGTTTTATTATCGCTACAATTATGAATCCGTACCAAATTGACCCTAACGAGGATATATTAGAAATCGAGCATGAAAAGCAATCCTTCTTTGAAATGCTCGGCGAGTATATTCTTGATGGTTTTAAAGTTGCCATTATCGTCGGGGCCATGTTAATTGGGTTCATTGCATTGATGGCTGGATTCAATAGTGTGTTTGAGCTATTGTTCGGCATTTCGTTCCAAAGTATTCTAGGTTATATCTTTGCACCAGTTGCCTTCATCATGGGGATTCCTTTCTCTGAGGCAGTTAGTGCTGGATCAATTATGGCGACTAAACTGGTAACGAATGAATTTGTGGCGATGTTGGATTTATCCGGAGGCGATCATCACTTTAGTGAACGTACAATGGGTATTCTTTCTGTCTTCCTCGTTTCCTTTGCCAACTTCTCATCAATTGGTATCATTGTCGGGGCTGTCAAAAGTCTAAATGAAAAACAAGGGAATGTAGTCGCACGCTTTGGATTAAAATTATTATTTGGTGCTACACTTGTAAGCGTACTATCAGGTATCATTGTTAGCTTAATTTTATAA
- a CDS encoding MBL fold metallo-hydrolase, translating to MHSINKIGERFWYITPISETDRPILGMVVGNNKTLMIDAGNSEDHVQYFQEELLKMGVPNADIVVLTHWHWDHIFGLSALRNIVSIASKATKEEMEKLIPFSWSDEAIDERVKEGIEIEFCARAIKEEFKDHRDIKIVLPDVTFEKRAEMDLGGVTCIIQHVGGDHASDSVVVYIKEEKILFLADCIYPNLYAVKENYTVKETLRLLDELEQFDADTYIPSHQQPISKEEFNQEVAKLRTIANFTDRFGGDKQSIIKEYEKHVQRELTEDEIETISNFVNGY from the coding sequence ATGCACTCAATTAACAAAATAGGTGAACGTTTTTGGTATATCACGCCAATATCAGAAACCGACCGCCCCATTCTAGGAATGGTAGTTGGCAATAACAAGACATTAATGATCGATGCAGGTAACTCGGAAGATCATGTACAATATTTTCAGGAAGAACTTTTAAAAATGGGGGTTCCTAATGCTGATATAGTAGTTCTAACACATTGGCATTGGGATCATATTTTTGGCCTGTCAGCACTACGTAATATTGTATCCATCGCTTCCAAAGCAACAAAAGAAGAAATGGAGAAATTAATTCCGTTCTCATGGTCTGATGAAGCAATTGATGAGCGAGTAAAAGAGGGAATTGAAATTGAATTTTGCGCTAGAGCCATTAAAGAAGAATTCAAAGATCACCGAGATATTAAGATTGTTTTACCAGATGTGACGTTTGAAAAACGTGCGGAAATGGACTTAGGCGGGGTAACTTGTATCATTCAACATGTTGGAGGGGACCATGCTTCTGATTCAGTAGTTGTCTATATCAAAGAAGAAAAGATTCTTTTCCTTGCTGACTGTATTTATCCTAATCTTTACGCTGTAAAAGAAAACTATACAGTTAAGGAAACGCTGCGCTTGTTGGATGAATTAGAGCAATTTGATGCGGATACATATATCCCTTCTCATCAACAGCCGATTAGTAAAGAAGAGTTTAATCAAGAAGTAGCGAAACTTCGAACAATCGCCAACTTTACAGATCGTTTCGGCGGAGACAAGCAGAGCATTATTAAGGAATATGAAAAACACGTACAAAGAGAACTGACAGAAGACGAAATCGAAACAATCTCGAACTTTGTAAATGGTTATTAA
- a CDS encoding urea transporter, with protein MLKNMNNYTSKGEFTSVILASLIGFSQVVFIENAISGFIILLAITIYSYKLGIISLLSSIVGTLIGKIGGAQENSVRSGLFGYNSVLTALAISLFLTGTSRWGIALLGAMIAAIFTATMMHFLKNIDMPVLTFPFIILTWFILLASYKLNVFHLSESLVPQSLSYWQLNIAGELNWAVGFLNNIEQIFFLNHPLSGVLLYTAIFWASWKLGLNAVIGSVVALVLSYGLGGEHALIIGGLYGYNAILTCMAVSTVFSTKSNRFRIISGILATCVTIPLTASFSTWLLPYGLPVLTIPFVLSTWLFLGARKVIPNL; from the coding sequence ATGTTGAAAAATATGAATAATTATACTTCAAAAGGAGAATTCACTTCCGTTATACTGGCTTCCCTCATAGGATTTTCTCAAGTCGTTTTTATTGAAAATGCCATTTCAGGCTTCATTATTTTATTAGCTATTACGATTTATTCTTATAAATTGGGCATCATTTCACTTTTATCTTCTATTGTCGGCACACTAATCGGAAAAATAGGAGGTGCGCAAGAAAATAGTGTTAGGTCTGGTCTATTTGGATATAATTCTGTCTTAACAGCTTTGGCCATTTCATTATTTTTAACTGGAACTTCTAGGTGGGGCATCGCACTATTAGGAGCAATGATTGCAGCGATTTTTACAGCAACAATGATGCATTTTTTGAAAAATATAGACATGCCCGTCCTTACTTTTCCTTTTATCATCCTAACATGGTTTATCCTATTAGCTTCTTACAAACTAAACGTATTCCATTTAAGTGAATCTTTAGTACCCCAAAGTTTATCTTACTGGCAACTAAATATTGCAGGTGAGTTAAATTGGGCTGTAGGTTTTTTGAATAATATTGAGCAAATCTTTTTTTTGAATCATCCTTTATCAGGTGTACTTCTTTATACCGCTATATTTTGGGCTAGTTGGAAACTTGGTTTAAATGCTGTGATAGGAAGTGTCGTCGCTTTAGTCTTATCATATGGACTTGGAGGAGAACATGCTTTAATAATAGGAGGTCTTTACGGCTACAATGCGATATTAACATGTATGGCAGTCTCTACTGTATTTAGTACCAAATCTAATCGTTTTAGAATTATTTCAGGTATTCTAGCGACATGTGTAACCATACCGCTTACTGCTAGTTTTAGTACTTGGCTTTTACCATATGGCCTCCCTGTTCTAACGATTCCATTTGTCCTTAGTACTTGGCTCTTCTTAGGTGCTAGAAAGGTAATTCCTAATTTGTAA
- a CDS encoding GNAT family N-acetyltransferase — MSQHKISIMPYSPEFSEQTVAMWRDSKEQAIGQKEMHSVENHIYFLNHILLEQFQIDVAFIEETVVGMIAYNDSEVSQLYIHIDYQGCGIGKTLLNKAKAHSSGRLTLYTFEVNENAQRFYEKHGFEVIGRGHENEENLPDIQYEWTRQNDNSYG; from the coding sequence ATGAGCCAACATAAAATATCAATCATGCCATACAGCCCTGAATTTTCTGAACAAACAGTAGCGATGTGGCGAGATAGCAAGGAACAGGCAATTGGACAGAAAGAAATGCATAGCGTTGAAAATCATATATATTTTTTAAATCATATATTACTTGAACAGTTTCAAATAGATGTAGCGTTCATAGAGGAAACAGTTGTTGGCATGATTGCCTATAATGATAGTGAAGTAAGCCAACTGTATATTCATATCGATTACCAGGGGTGCGGTATAGGTAAAACATTATTAAATAAAGCGAAAGCCCATTCAAGTGGGAGATTAACATTATACACATTTGAAGTAAACGAAAATGCACAACGTTTCTATGAAAAGCACGGATTTGAGGTTATAGGTAGAGGTCATGAAAATGAAGAGAATTTACCTGATATTCAATATGAATGGACACGTCAAAATGATAACTCCTACGGATGA